From Paenibacillus polymyxa, the proteins below share one genomic window:
- a CDS encoding TetR/AcrR family transcriptional regulator has protein sequence MNTTKKTLKRELILKAASMIVQEEGVEKLTLEAVAKKAGVSKGGLLYHFPNKDELILGMVEQLSTSFITEFNERAENDTHSQGRWTRAYMNTSFSGYQDASDLYTALSAAQFTNPHMLKLLQDEYANIQNKIENDELDPVRSTIVRLAIDGLWFAEMFGLALPNEELKQKIIEELKTYIKENE, from the coding sequence ATGAACACAACTAAAAAAACATTAAAAAGAGAATTAATACTTAAAGCGGCTTCTATGATTGTGCAAGAAGAAGGAGTAGAAAAATTAACGTTAGAAGCGGTTGCTAAGAAAGCGGGAGTAAGTAAGGGAGGATTGCTTTACCATTTTCCGAATAAAGATGAATTGATTCTGGGAATGGTTGAACAGCTATCGACCAGCTTTATCACTGAATTTAATGAAAGGGCAGAAAACGATACACATTCCCAAGGTAGATGGACTCGCGCTTATATGAATACGTCATTTTCCGGGTATCAGGATGCAAGTGACCTGTATACCGCTCTCTCGGCAGCACAATTTACGAACCCTCACATGCTCAAGCTGCTTCAGGATGAGTATGCGAATATCCAAAATAAAATCGAAAACGACGAATTGGACCCGGTCCGTTCTACGATCGTCCGATTAGCTATAGACGGTTTGTGGTTTGCCGAAATGTTTGGACTTGCTCTTCCCAATGAAGAATTGAAGCAAAAAATTATAGAAGAATTAAAGACATATATAAAGGAGAATGAATGA
- a CDS encoding DMT family transporter: MAYFFLAISIASELIGTSMLKASEGFTRLYPTLFTIVAFVISFFFISLTLKTLPLNMTYAIWSGVGAVATTVISVLIWKEKINTGSIVGIALIVIGVVVLNLFGAGHGEAKGTTEVTSSIVQK, translated from the coding sequence ATGGCTTATTTTTTCTTGGCAATCTCTATTGCTAGTGAGCTTATTGGTACTTCAATGCTTAAAGCTTCAGAAGGTTTTACGAGACTGTATCCCACTCTATTCACGATTGTCGCGTTTGTAATCTCTTTCTTCTTTATTTCACTAACCCTCAAGACACTTCCTCTTAATATGACCTATGCCATCTGGTCAGGGGTGGGGGCTGTTGCTACAACGGTGATTTCAGTATTGATTTGGAAGGAGAAAATCAATACAGGGAGTATCGTAGGGATTGCTTTAATTGTTATTGGCGTGGTGGTATTGAACCTATTTGGTGCAGGACATGGTGAGGCCAAAGGAACAACAGAAGTAACCAGTTCAATTGTCCAAAAATGA
- a CDS encoding GntP family permease: MPLVVVGIGILALLVLIMGFKLNTFISLIIVSFGVALALGMPLEEIVKTIEAGLGGTLGHLALIFGLGAMLGKLIADSGGAQRIAMTLVDKFGEKNIQWAVVAATFIIGIALFFEVGLVLLIPIVFAISKELKVSILYLGIPMVAALSVTHGFLPPHPGPTVIAGEYGANLGEVLLYGFIIAIPTVILAGPVFTKLAKKLVPASFTKTGNIASLGEQKVFKSEETPGFGISVFTAMLPVILMSIATIITLFQKTMGFEDNSLLAAIRFIGDASTSMLISLLVAVYTMGIARKIPIKDVMASCTTAITHIGMMLLIIGGGGAFKQVLINGGVGDYVADLFNGTTLSPILLAWIIAAILRISLGSATVAALTTAGLVIPMLGQSDVNLALVVLATGAGSLIASHVNDAGFWMFKEYFGLSMKETFATWTLLETIISVAGLGFILVLSLFV; this comes from the coding sequence ATGCCATTAGTCGTTGTAGGGATTGGAATTTTAGCATTACTCGTTTTAATCATGGGCTTCAAATTAAACACCTTCATTTCCTTAATCATTGTATCGTTCGGTGTAGCCTTAGCCCTTGGAATGCCATTAGAGGAAATTGTTAAAACCATTGAAGCTGGATTGGGCGGAACATTGGGTCACTTAGCGTTAATCTTTGGACTCGGAGCGATGTTAGGGAAGTTGATCGCGGATTCTGGTGGTGCCCAAAGAATTGCCATGACCCTCGTTGACAAATTTGGTGAAAAAAATATTCAATGGGCGGTCGTAGCTGCTACATTCATTATCGGGATTGCGTTATTTTTTGAAGTAGGGTTAGTATTATTAATCCCAATTGTATTTGCCATTTCAAAAGAATTAAAGGTTTCTATCTTATATCTCGGTATTCCGATGGTCGCTGCTTTATCCGTCACACATGGTTTCTTACCTCCACATCCAGGACCAACCGTGATTGCTGGTGAATATGGCGCCAACCTTGGTGAGGTTTTACTTTATGGCTTCATTATTGCTATCCCAACCGTTATTTTGGCTGGCCCTGTATTTACGAAGCTTGCCAAAAAACTCGTACCTGCATCATTTACGAAAACCGGTAATATTGCCTCTTTAGGTGAACAGAAAGTATTTAAGTCTGAGGAAACTCCTGGATTCGGAATCAGTGTATTTACGGCAATGCTTCCTGTCATTTTAATGTCGATTGCTACGATTATTACCTTGTTTCAAAAAACAATGGGATTTGAGGATAATAGTTTACTGGCAGCTATCCGTTTTATTGGTGATGCATCAACATCCATGTTGATTTCCTTACTGGTTGCCGTCTATACCATGGGAATCGCAAGAAAAATTCCAATCAAAGATGTAATGGCATCTTGTACAACTGCTATTACTCATATTGGGATGATGCTCTTGATCATTGGGGGAGGCGGAGCCTTCAAACAAGTACTCATTAATGGCGGCGTAGGTGACTATGTAGCCGATTTATTCAATGGAACTACATTATCACCCATCCTGCTGGCCTGGATCATCGCTGCAATCTTACGTATTTCCCTAGGTTCTGCGACTGTTGCAGCCTTAACAACCGCTGGTTTAGTAATTCCGATGTTAGGACAATCTGACGTTAATCTTGCTTTAGTCGTGCTTGCCACGGGAGCGGGTAGCTTAATAGCTTCACATGTTAACGATGCCGGGTTCTGGATGTTTAAAGAGTATTTTGGTTTAAGCATGAAAGAAACCTTTGCCACCTGGACATTGCTTGAGACCATTATTTCTGTAGCCGGATTAGGATTCATCTTAGTACTAAGTTTATTCGTATAA
- the gntK gene encoding gluconokinase — MTNYMLGIDIGTTSTKAVLFSDKGEVIQQENIGYPLYTPDIATAEQNPEEIFQVVLQATSNIMKHHSQKKLSFVSFSSAMHSVIAMDEHDQPLTPCITWADNRSEAWAHQIKEELNGQEVYRRTGTPIHPMSPLTKIAWIVNDLPEIAIKVKKYIGIKEYIFKKIFDLYVVDYSLASAMGMMNLEKLDWDEEALKIAGITPSQLSELVPTTKIFTDCNSDLAKKMGIDPQTPFVIGASDGVLSNLGVNAIRKGEVAVTIGTSGAIRTIIDKPQTDEKGRIFCYALTEKHWVIGGPVNNGGMVLRWIRDELASSEVETAKRLGIDPYDVLTKIAERVRPGSDGLLFHPYLAGERAPLWNPDVRGSFFGLTMSHKKEHMIRAALEGVIYNLYTVFLALTECMDGPVTRIQATGGFARSDVWRQMMSDIFASEVVVPESYESSCLGACILGLYATGKIQSFEVVSEMIGSTNKHAPKEEATKEYRKLLPIFINLSRVLEEDYTRIAHYQRGLIKH, encoded by the coding sequence ATGACTAACTACATGTTAGGTATAGATATCGGAACCACCAGTACGAAGGCCGTTTTATTCAGTGACAAAGGCGAAGTTATCCAACAAGAAAATATCGGGTACCCGCTTTATACACCAGATATAGCGACAGCTGAACAAAATCCTGAGGAGATTTTTCAAGTAGTCCTACAAGCGACTTCGAATATCATGAAACATCACTCACAAAAAAAACTATCGTTTGTTTCATTTAGCAGTGCCATGCATAGTGTCATTGCCATGGATGAACATGATCAACCACTTACGCCTTGTATCACTTGGGCAGATAATCGCAGTGAAGCGTGGGCACATCAAATAAAAGAGGAGTTGAACGGCCAAGAGGTCTACAGACGAACAGGAACACCCATCCACCCCATGTCACCCTTAACTAAAATAGCTTGGATTGTGAATGACCTTCCTGAAATCGCTATCAAAGTTAAAAAATATATCGGAATTAAAGAATACATTTTCAAAAAAATCTTTGATTTATATGTTGTTGATTATTCCCTAGCTTCAGCCATGGGCATGATGAATCTCGAAAAGCTGGATTGGGATGAAGAAGCATTAAAAATTGCGGGTATAACCCCTTCTCAACTATCTGAGCTCGTGCCCACAACCAAAATATTTACCGACTGTAATTCAGATTTAGCAAAAAAGATGGGGATCGATCCACAAACACCATTTGTCATTGGGGCCAGCGATGGAGTTCTCTCTAATCTAGGTGTCAATGCGATACGAAAAGGCGAAGTTGCCGTCACTATTGGGACAAGCGGTGCCATTCGAACCATCATAGACAAGCCGCAAACAGATGAAAAGGGAAGAATATTTTGTTATGCCTTAACGGAAAAGCACTGGGTCATTGGCGGACCGGTAAACAATGGCGGGATGGTTCTTCGCTGGATTCGTGACGAGCTTGCCTCATCAGAAGTAGAAACAGCGAAACGACTAGGAATTGATCCATATGATGTGTTAACCAAAATTGCTGAACGCGTAAGGCCCGGGTCTGATGGATTGTTATTCCATCCCTACCTAGCTGGTGAACGTGCTCCCTTATGGAATCCAGACGTACGTGGCTCATTCTTCGGTTTAACGATGTCGCATAAGAAAGAACATATGATTCGCGCAGCCTTAGAAGGAGTCATTTACAATTTATACACCGTATTTTTGGCCTTAACCGAATGCATGGATGGTCCCGTGACCCGAATCCAAGCTACAGGAGGCTTTGCAAGGTCAGATGTTTGGCGGCAAATGATGTCTGATATATTCGCATCTGAAGTCGTCGTTCCAGAAAGCTACGAAAGTTCTTGTCTAGGAGCTTGTATTTTAGGCTTGTATGCCACTGGAAAAATCCAATCATTTGAAGTGGTTTCTGAAATGATTGGCAGTACCAACAAACATGCACCCAAAGAAGAAGCAACCAAGGAATATAGGAAGTTGCTACCGATTTTCATTAACCTATCCAGAGTATTGGAAGAAGATTATACACGGATTGCTCATTACCAAAGAGGCTTAATTAAACACTAA
- a CDS encoding GntR family transcriptional regulator, translating into MVLSSEFLYPSKWLLKASAGDRVTSELRMRIISGAIESGTILSENKLAADFAVSRSPIREALKILASENIIRLERMGAVVIGLSEKEIEEIYDVRLLIESFVFERLIKMDTHDLAKELSKILEMMKVAVKYSDADEFSYQDVLFHETIIRAVNHSYILMIWNNLKPVMESLILLSMRMRFKEKYEDFTRIVKNHELYIEAIQAKDRDLMIKSLHENFDDVQGKVEDLWMSQQLLSKGVVPQND; encoded by the coding sequence ATGGTTCTGTCCAGTGAATTCCTATATCCCTCCAAATGGCTTCTCAAAGCCTCTGCTGGGGATCGTGTAACATCCGAGCTTAGAATGCGCATCATTTCTGGCGCAATTGAAAGCGGTACCATACTATCTGAAAATAAATTAGCTGCTGATTTTGCTGTAAGTCGCTCACCTATTCGTGAAGCGTTAAAAATACTGGCCTCCGAAAATATCATCCGACTCGAAAGAATGGGTGCGGTCGTTATTGGTCTATCAGAGAAAGAAATAGAAGAAATTTATGATGTTCGTCTACTTATAGAATCCTTCGTATTTGAACGTCTTATAAAGATGGACACTCATGACTTAGCAAAGGAACTTAGTAAAATACTCGAAATGATGAAAGTCGCAGTCAAATATAGTGATGCCGATGAGTTTTCATATCAAGATGTCTTGTTCCATGAAACGATTATTCGTGCAGTTAATCATTCATACATCCTGATGATCTGGAATAACCTAAAGCCCGTGATGGAAAGTCTCATTCTGTTGTCGATGCGTATGCGCTTCAAAGAAAAGTATGAAGACTTTACACGGATTGTAAAGAATCATGAGCTTTATATTGAAGCAATCCAGGCAAAAGATAGAGACCTTATGATTAAGTCTTTACATGAAAACTTTGATGATGTTCAAGGTAAAGTAGAAGACTTATGGATGTCCCAACAACTGCTGTCCAAAGGAGTCGTGCCACAAAATGACTAA
- a CDS encoding GntP family permease yields the protein MEGLTISWIGALAGLAIAIILILRKLNPVYALFLGAIVGALLGGANLEQTISVLISGTQSVMGTVIRVLAAGVLAGVMMESGAAETIAQAIVKKFGGSKAILALALATMIITAVGVFIPVAVLIVAPIALSVGNKMGISKLALLLALSGGGKAGNIISPNPNTIAAARGFNLDLSHVMLAGVVPAICGLIMTVLVASMLKNKGVKVSEQDIMDSDVDTSKYPALGRAIVAPVVAVILLMINPIGSISGIEALSNFKVDAMYILPIAGIVGMLAMGQGRNILKYSASGLNKMTATVLILIGAGGIAGLISASNLSAQVVGLIEASGVSGTFLAPLAGILMAAATASTSTGVILATGSFGEAILNMGTAPLAAAVMVHTGATVIDSLPQGNYFHVTADSMKMSIKQRMGLIPYEAIVGGTMAIVATILYGFIL from the coding sequence ATGGAAGGGTTAACGATCAGTTGGATAGGAGCTCTAGCAGGGCTGGCTATTGCAATTATTTTGATATTAAGAAAGCTGAATCCGGTTTACGCTTTATTTTTGGGAGCTATTGTAGGCGCTTTATTGGGCGGAGCCAATCTGGAGCAAACGATCAGCGTATTAATTAGTGGTACGCAAAGTGTGATGGGGACGGTCATTCGTGTGCTCGCGGCCGGTGTATTAGCAGGCGTGATGATGGAGTCTGGGGCAGCGGAGACAATTGCACAGGCTATTGTAAAGAAGTTTGGCGGCAGTAAAGCGATCCTTGCCCTAGCGTTAGCGACGATGATTATTACAGCAGTAGGCGTATTTATTCCCGTCGCAGTGCTAATCGTGGCACCTATTGCTTTGTCGGTTGGGAACAAAATGGGGATTTCCAAGCTGGCTCTCCTGCTGGCCTTGTCTGGAGGCGGAAAGGCGGGAAACATTATCTCTCCAAATCCCAATACGATTGCGGCAGCACGCGGGTTTAATCTGGATTTAAGCCACGTGATGTTGGCGGGTGTGGTGCCCGCGATATGCGGATTAATCATGACTGTTCTGGTGGCGTCTATGTTAAAAAACAAGGGCGTGAAGGTATCCGAACAGGATATTATGGATAGTGATGTCGATACGTCGAAGTACCCGGCATTGGGACGGGCGATTGTAGCTCCGGTGGTAGCCGTTATTTTGCTGATGATTAACCCGATTGGTTCCATCTCTGGCATTGAAGCACTGTCGAATTTCAAGGTCGACGCGATGTACATTCTGCCGATTGCCGGGATTGTGGGTATGCTGGCCATGGGACAAGGTCGCAATATTCTGAAGTATTCGGCTTCCGGTTTGAATAAAATGACGGCAACCGTGCTCATCTTGATCGGTGCAGGCGGAATTGCGGGTCTGATATCTGCGTCTAATTTATCTGCTCAGGTAGTTGGCTTGATTGAGGCTTCGGGAGTTTCTGGCACATTTTTGGCACCGCTTGCAGGGATTCTGATGGCGGCCGCCACAGCATCGACTTCAACTGGCGTTATTTTGGCGACTGGCTCGTTTGGGGAAGCCATTCTGAACATGGGGACAGCCCCGTTAGCTGCTGCTGTTATGGTGCATACAGGAGCTACCGTCATTGATTCCTTGCCACAGGGCAACTATTTCCACGTTACGGCAGACAGCATGAAAATGAGCATTAAGCAACGGATGGGATTAATCCCTTATGAAGCTATTGTGGGCGGAACTATGGCGATTGTAGCAACCATATTGTATGGATTCATACTTTAA
- a CDS encoding glycerate kinase — protein sequence MREKTFVLAPDSFKESMTAKEVCIAMEKGLRKVYPTAHYVHVPMADGGEGTVQSLVDATGGQLRYMEVTGPLGEPVKAAYGLLGDGTTAAIEMASASGIHLVNKDNKNPLKTTTYGTGELIRECLNQGIRKIIIGIGGSATNDGGTGMAEALGARFLDAAGNTLPRGGGSLGELDSIDISSLDDRLQQVQLIVACDVTNPLCGEHGASRVFGPQKGATPEMVQQLDANLAHYADVVKQQLGKDVRDLPGAGAAGGLGAGLLIFTQAALQKGIEIVIEYTGLKQKLATADIVLTGEGGIDFQTKFGKTPYGVAQAAKQSGKKVIAVAGYIGEGIDTLYKEGIDAVFGIVPGASELGKLLAEGPQNVERTCENIARVLQISEK from the coding sequence ATGAGAGAGAAAACATTTGTACTGGCACCGGATTCTTTTAAAGAAAGCATGACGGCAAAGGAAGTGTGCATCGCAATGGAGAAAGGATTGCGCAAGGTCTATCCGACAGCCCATTATGTCCACGTTCCGATGGCAGACGGTGGTGAAGGAACAGTGCAGTCACTGGTGGATGCGACAGGCGGGCAGCTTCGTTACATGGAGGTGACAGGACCGCTTGGAGAACCTGTAAAAGCGGCATATGGCTTGCTGGGAGACGGCACCACTGCGGCAATCGAAATGGCATCTGCCAGTGGAATCCATCTGGTTAATAAGGACAATAAAAACCCGTTAAAGACAACAACCTATGGTACGGGTGAGTTAATACGTGAGTGTCTGAACCAGGGAATTCGAAAAATTATCATCGGCATTGGCGGAAGTGCGACGAATGATGGCGGTACAGGTATGGCGGAAGCGCTGGGGGCTAGATTTCTGGATGCGGCAGGCAATACTCTTCCACGCGGCGGCGGCAGTTTGGGCGAGCTGGACAGCATTGATATTTCATCACTGGATGACCGCTTGCAGCAGGTGCAATTGATTGTAGCCTGTGATGTGACAAACCCGTTATGTGGGGAGCATGGGGCATCTCGTGTATTCGGCCCACAAAAAGGGGCAACCCCGGAAATGGTGCAGCAACTGGATGCTAATCTTGCCCATTATGCGGATGTGGTGAAGCAGCAGCTGGGCAAGGATGTGCGCGATCTTCCAGGCGCGGGTGCAGCAGGCGGATTGGGCGCCGGTTTATTGATTTTTACTCAGGCGGCGCTACAAAAGGGCATTGAAATCGTGATTGAATACACTGGCTTAAAGCAGAAGCTAGCCACGGCCGATATCGTATTGACGGGAGAAGGCGGCATTGATTTTCAGACCAAATTCGGTAAAACTCCGTATGGAGTAGCTCAGGCAGCCAAACAATCGGGCAAAAAGGTCATTGCGGTTGCAGGTTATATCGGGGAAGGGATCGACACGCTATACAAGGAAGGAATAGATGCGGTGTTTGGCATCGTGCCGGGAGCCTCGGAGCTGGGTAAGCTTCTGGCCGAAGGGCCGCAAAACGTAGAGCGCACATGCGAGAATATCGCAAGAGTGCTTCAAATCAGTGAGAAATGA
- a CDS encoding CdaR family transcriptional regulator: MMKDIPYNINIMNERGIIIGSGESERIGTIHQGAVQALETGKMIEVWQDGHYEKKGTNEPIVIHHELVGVIGISGNPDEVRPFCNIVKTTVSLLIEQRISLEHLAHEANRKKSVLEMLLNHQGAYTQKIKKEAAQYHIDLLLKTSAVYVKHLPSDPAHFAELSNIFMQHPSFRMEEDSYLILMQNQEPTTKLLEPLVRSHPDVLIAISRQEHSIADVYMQAKSAMNVVLALRPPVQIVSFAEVEFLVKLSQTNLTNTIHLVSKLEDTVDLLDTLRSFINHNGSVSFTADELNIHRNTLQYRLKRIHTLTGKDPRNLLQLIELTHGLLALHQ, encoded by the coding sequence ATGATGAAGGATATCCCATACAATATCAATATTATGAATGAACGAGGCATCATCATTGGCAGCGGCGAGAGTGAACGAATCGGAACCATTCACCAAGGGGCTGTTCAGGCGCTCGAAACCGGGAAAATGATTGAAGTGTGGCAGGACGGACATTACGAGAAAAAAGGAACCAATGAACCGATTGTCATTCATCATGAGCTAGTTGGTGTCATTGGTATTTCAGGCAATCCTGACGAAGTTCGTCCTTTTTGCAACATTGTTAAAACTACGGTGTCTCTCCTGATTGAACAGCGTATTTCCTTGGAGCACTTGGCCCATGAGGCCAACCGCAAAAAATCTGTACTGGAAATGCTGTTAAATCATCAGGGAGCCTATACCCAAAAAATAAAAAAAGAAGCTGCTCAATATCACATTGATTTGCTTCTCAAAACTTCGGCCGTATATGTAAAGCATCTTCCTTCCGATCCTGCTCATTTCGCCGAATTATCCAATATATTCATGCAGCATCCATCCTTTCGGATGGAGGAAGACAGTTATCTCATCCTGATGCAAAATCAGGAACCAACGACCAAGCTACTGGAACCACTTGTACGCAGCCATCCTGATGTGCTGATTGCCATCAGCAGACAAGAGCACAGCATTGCCGATGTTTATATGCAAGCCAAGTCCGCTATGAATGTTGTACTAGCTCTGCGTCCACCTGTGCAGATTGTCTCTTTTGCAGAAGTCGAATTCTTGGTCAAATTAAGCCAAACCAACCTGACTAACACAATCCACCTGGTCAGCAAGCTGGAAGATACCGTGGATTTGCTGGATACGCTGCGAAGCTTTATTAATCATAACGGCAGTGTCTCCTTTACCGCAGATGAATTAAACATTCACCGAAATACACTGCAATACCGCTTGAAGCGCATCCATACCTTAACTGGCAAAGATCCCCGGAATCTCCTTCAGCTTATTGAACTTACGCACGGCTTATTGGCGCTGCATCAATGA
- a CDS encoding RDD family protein, whose protein sequence is MEDQHIPQNSQVAAREKYIRHGQNYGETNRMAEISKTYGSSILFRRWGATLFDFIFFIIGYICFFISVIQITDRWLLPLAIASRCILIIAFFCYYLLLEGYTGYTLGKFVFRIKVVTGEGRPPGFLKSLIRTLLRLIDTNPLLMGSLPAGISVLVTASRQRIGDLAAGTYVVKVRDLEPISKKTMRRSLFIFFTAMVILGASFVNAIFVLANSYKSNEAPVSKQEQSFVSRDGHFQISAPLDWSTDPDREGKADIAIFNPYIEKSVIVRSNSKEKLGNVTRQYYTKKIQNNMTKEFNLSTVGPSSNTTIQGYPATQFTIKGQKDINHYVTHVAIIETENNFYQIIGYTPASKYSRLKKEIHDITYSFREVRP, encoded by the coding sequence TTGGAAGACCAGCACATCCCACAGAATTCACAAGTAGCAGCAAGAGAGAAGTACATTCGGCATGGGCAAAACTATGGGGAAACAAACAGAATGGCCGAAATATCAAAAACCTACGGTTCGTCTATTTTGTTTAGACGTTGGGGAGCAACCCTTTTTGATTTTATATTTTTTATAATCGGGTATATTTGTTTCTTTATCTCAGTCATTCAGATAACAGACAGATGGTTGTTGCCCTTAGCGATTGCTTCCCGTTGCATTCTGATTATAGCTTTCTTCTGCTATTATTTGCTCTTGGAGGGTTACACAGGCTATACGCTTGGCAAATTCGTTTTTCGTATTAAGGTGGTTACCGGAGAAGGAAGACCTCCTGGTTTTCTTAAATCACTCATTCGTACGCTGCTCAGGTTAATAGACACCAATCCATTGCTAATGGGTTCACTACCTGCTGGTATCAGCGTGTTAGTAACTGCCTCTAGACAACGAATTGGTGATTTAGCTGCAGGTACATATGTGGTAAAGGTGCGGGACTTGGAGCCGATTAGCAAAAAGACAATGAGACGGTCGCTCTTCATATTTTTTACCGCAATGGTGATCTTGGGAGCCTCGTTTGTAAATGCTATTTTTGTACTGGCAAACAGTTACAAGTCCAATGAAGCTCCGGTAAGCAAGCAGGAGCAGAGCTTTGTAAGTAGAGATGGACATTTTCAGATTTCTGCCCCACTAGACTGGTCGACAGACCCGGACCGGGAAGGAAAAGCAGATATTGCAATATTCAATCCCTACATTGAAAAGTCTGTTATCGTACGATCCAATTCGAAAGAGAAATTGGGTAATGTAACGCGCCAGTACTACACAAAGAAAATTCAAAACAACATGACCAAAGAGTTTAATCTCTCTACAGTAGGACCTTCATCCAACACCACGATTCAAGGATATCCAGCCACTCAGTTCACGATTAAAGGACAGAAAGATATAAACCATTATGTCACCCATGTAGCCATTATTGAGACTGAAAATAATTTCTACCAGATCATCGGGTATACGCCTGCATCAAAATATAGCCGTTTAAAGAAAGAAATTCATGATATTACCTATAGCTTTCGTGAGGTTCGACCTTAG
- a CDS encoding GNAT family N-acetyltransferase, producing MKCEFPVITTERLVLRKMVATDSKDMLEYFSDEQVMKFYGLSPFESEQEALDEIRWYDRIFGTDQGIRWALQTKEGKIIGSCGFHNWDQRHHRAEMGYELSRAYWGQGLMSEALAAVINYGFHTLPLNRIQALVEPENTQSLRLLEKAGFRQEGILSQYEFTSGKYDDLCMCAPVKSEYINRSQK from the coding sequence ATGAAATGTGAGTTTCCGGTTATAACAACCGAACGTCTTGTATTACGAAAAATGGTAGCGACGGACAGCAAGGACATGTTGGAATACTTTTCAGATGAGCAGGTGATGAAGTTTTACGGGCTGAGCCCATTTGAGTCTGAACAGGAGGCACTGGATGAGATCCGTTGGTATGATCGGATTTTTGGGACAGATCAGGGAATCCGCTGGGCTCTTCAAACGAAGGAAGGTAAAATCATCGGTTCTTGCGGATTTCATAACTGGGATCAACGTCATCACCGGGCAGAAATGGGCTATGAATTGTCCAGAGCCTATTGGGGTCAAGGGTTAATGTCCGAGGCACTTGCGGCTGTGATCAACTATGGGTTTCATACCCTACCGTTGAACCGCATTCAGGCGCTAGTAGAGCCGGAGAATACACAATCCTTGCGTTTGCTTGAAAAAGCAGGCTTTCGGCAGGAAGGAATCCTGTCCCAGTATGAATTTACATCCGGGAAATATGATGATCTTTGCATGTGCGCACCCGTTAAATCAGAATATATCAATCGTTCTCAGAAATGA
- a CDS encoding GNAT family N-acetyltransferase produces the protein MITYLRCNEVSMEHIFQAFSLGFSDYSIRLTMEQDDFAARFFGPEGNSRSHSFLAMDEDQPIGLILGGIRQFDGYKTMRCGTLCIGPAYRGQGISNRLLELHKQTAISENCQQLWLEVITDNDRAVQFYKKHGYEVRYTLKYYNGTVPSISPAPSSPYMFKKLTFDDVADFRTTLTDCHIHWQSDTPYYANSTQEVFLGIYAVNQTRVGMIAMSAQGKINFLWVDPKHRNQGLGRTLLHKAAETQKVEKVYICLSDNNSLEGFIQKTGFSKDPIEQYEMCIPLDPTTSLISEND, from the coding sequence GTGATCACCTATTTGAGATGCAATGAAGTCAGCATGGAGCACATTTTCCAGGCATTTTCGCTCGGATTCTCAGACTATTCCATTCGCCTGACCATGGAACAAGACGATTTCGCGGCACGTTTTTTCGGTCCGGAGGGTAATTCACGGAGCCACTCTTTCCTTGCCATGGATGAAGATCAGCCAATTGGCTTGATTCTAGGCGGTATCCGGCAGTTTGACGGGTATAAGACCATGCGTTGCGGCACGCTATGCATCGGTCCAGCTTACCGTGGCCAGGGTATTAGCAACAGGTTGCTCGAATTGCATAAACAAACGGCCATATCCGAGAACTGTCAGCAGCTATGGCTCGAAGTCATTACGGATAATGATCGGGCTGTCCAGTTCTATAAAAAGCACGGCTATGAGGTACGCTATACGCTAAAATACTACAACGGTACTGTCCCATCAATCTCTCCCGCTCCCTCATCACCGTACATGTTTAAGAAACTAACATTTGATGATGTCGCAGATTTTCGTACAACTCTTACCGACTGTCACATCCATTGGCAAAGTGACACACCTTATTACGCTAACAGCACACAGGAAGTTTTTCTCGGCATCTATGCGGTGAATCAAACCCGAGTCGGTATGATTGCTATGAGTGCTCAAGGTAAAATCAACTTTCTTTGGGTCGATCCCAAACATCGAAACCAAGGCCTTGGACGTACCCTACTTCATAAAGCGGCAGAAACCCAAAAGGTCGAGAAGGTATATATCTGCCTGTCCGACAATAACTCTCTTGAAGGCTTTATCCAAAAAACAGGCTTCTCGAAGGACCCTATTGAGCAATATGAAATGTGTATACCCCTTGATCCAACTACTTCTCTCATTTCTGAGAACGATTGA